From a region of the Odontesthes bonariensis isolate fOdoBon6 chromosome 4, fOdoBon6.hap1, whole genome shotgun sequence genome:
- the LOC142379326 gene encoding CDGSH iron-sulfur domain-containing protein 3, mitochondrial-like — protein MNPVRLVSAVWRGYPHTLRLPWLLPPVSASTVQCRLQSSQPVPAARLPCRVKVSAGKRYAWCACGHSEKQPFCDGAHRTKAPSIAPLRFTPDKDRTVMLCACKQTKNAPYCDGSHFKVIFRDAVKSVKSLFK, from the exons ATGAACCCAGTCCGGCTGGTGTCCGCAGTGTGGAGAGGATACCCGCACACCCTCAGGCTGCCTTGGCTCCTTCCGCCTGTTTCCGCCTCCACG GTTCAGTGCCGCCTGCAGTCCTCACAGCCGGTCCCTGCGGCCCGGCTGCCCTGCAGAGTCAAAGTGTCAGCTGGAAAACGCTACGCCTGGTGCGCCTGTGGCCACAGCGAGAAACAG CCTTTCTGTGACGGAGCTCACAGGACAAAAGCCCCGAGCATCGCTCCTCTCCGCTTCACCCCTGACAAAGACAGGACGGTCATGCTCTGCGCCTGTAAGCAAACCAAAAACGCACCTTACTGCGACGGCTCGCATTTTAAGGTTATATTCAGGGACGCAGTGAAGTCGGTGAAAAGCCTGTTTAAATGA
- the LOC142378646 gene encoding protein AF-17-like produces MREMVGGCCVCSDERGWAENPLVYCDGHGCSVAVHQACYGIVQVPTGPWFCRKCESQERAARVRCELCPHKDGALKRTDSGGWAHVVCALYIPEVQFANVLTMEPIILQYVPHERYIKTCYICEDHGRESKAACGACMTCNRQGCRQAFHVTCAQMAGLLCEEEGPEADNVKYCGYCKHHYNKMQKKLRSSENTSSSFSHSRGRPSSPPPQEKQQQHHHHKQRKSHKDKIRQKERHKKTSDNMSSSMTTSSIEKMSSSHHGSKDSEGKSKKLSSHGHGHRSKKTGNTGKSCSSSSCSSSPFNTGGSLSAPQDFHQFSSSSRLERDRGGDDHSGEERKERHRRPAVHEKEEEEEEDEEKEDDKDEEEDEEEEEDCKYHKPPALTPADGPLAGSQSHDRSEGNSSPFENKVTISTFGSIMRITSSSGLGSSTKIRKISSSGDYKPSKSHCKPSQLSTPPILEEADQKDKVTAPLLPRERRHRGNKKSRHGPGRPRGSKNRERREEDHHHHHHHSAPPPPPLTSSLHPSPASMPHPAFPSTLPSTTTTSFSSTSAGSFSTSRGSSLLGSGIYSSLKDPLSLGGGVCSTPLSLGGGVCSTSLSLGGGMCSTPLSSGLLSSHISSLSLPSGNAGSSTQVHPGSSSSYSLTSSQPFASCLSAAPTLPSLLSQAQTSLPESDLDDCRFPCQGNSPRESLSSQSPMSCLPLLFDQRDGLGAGVRTRPENVPPASSHIELLLEKHGNGEMGANIVEMLQSLHSLQQENQRLQDQILSLTAKKERLQLLNTELAVPFQPHLHSAQAFLHTSAQISFLSSTQDPLSTNKSPLSKSCFLNDTSFVTSSEELHSGSPSRSSSSLSFQSTPPPQQSPASFGQPLLNGLSRGLSDGVGSISQAGSSALPMVGGLMASLTGSPQLTVNGVLGSLNGVIQSPVQNTPQPALPALRPQPPPLNAQALAQGFQLPKSVSPSSLLSEQQKQLLIQQQQQQQQQQLQQFLTSQNFTPEQQVVVCQMLQQQQRQRELQRLTLTGALASTPGSPMISQPPNLLSSATASPLQGGPGGGLFGLQDGSLHKPGAAGEKGGDKNG; encoded by the exons ATGCGGGAAATGGTTGGTGGTTGCTGCGTGTGTTCTGACGAGCGAGGCTGGGCTGAGAATCCGCTGGTGTACTGTGATGGACACGGCTGCAGCGTCGCCGTACACCAAG CATGCTACGGCATCGTTCAGGTCCCCACCGGCCCGTGGTTCTGCAGGAAGTGTGAGTCTCAGGAGCGGGCTGCACGCGTG AGGTGTGAGCTGTGTCCCCACAAAGATGGAGCCCTGAAGAGGACGGACAGCGGAG GTTGGGCCCACGTGGTGTGCGCGCTCTACATCCCTGAGGTGCAGTTTGCCAACGTGCTCACCATGGAGCCCATCATCCTGCAGTACGTCCCACATGAGCGATACATCAAG ACATGTTATATCTGTGAGGACCACGGGAGGGAGAGCAAGGCAGCCTGCGGAGCCTGCATGACCTGCAACCGACAGGGCTGCAGACAAGCTTTCCATGTCACCTG TGCTCAGATGGCTGGTCTTCTGTGTGAGGAAGAGGGTCCAGAAGctgacaacgtgaaatattgcGGCTACTGCAAGCACCACTACaacaaaatg cAGAAGAAGTTGCGTTCCAGTGAAAATACAAGTAGCTCCTTCAGTCATTCCAGGGGGCGCCCGAGCTCTCCGCCGCCGcaggaaaaacaacaacaacaccaccaCCACAAACAGAGGAAG agTCATAAGGACAAGATTCGGCAAAAAGAACGGCACAAGAAGACTTCTGACAACATGAGCTCCTCCATGACAACAAGCAGCAtagaaaag ATGTCCTCCAGTCACCACGGCAGCAAAGATAGCGAGGGGAAGTCCAAGAAGCTGAGCTCCCACGGTCATGGTCACCGCAGTAAGAAGACGGGAAACACTGGCAagagctgctcctcctcctcctgctcctccagtCCGTTCAACACAG GCGGCTCGCTGTCGGCCCCTCAAGATTTCCATCAGTTCTCATCTTCCTCCCGCCTGGAGCGTGACCGCGGAGGTGACGACCACAGCGGAGAGGAGCGTAAGGAGCGCCACAGGAGGCCTGCGGTACAtgagaaggaagaggaggaggaggaggatgaagaaaaagaagatgacaaagatgaggaggaggacgaggaggaggaggaggactgtAAATACCATAAGCCACCAGCGTTGACCCCCGCTGATGGCCCACTAGCAGGGTCACAGAGTCATGACAGGTCAGAGGGCAACTCCAGCCCCTTCGAGAACAAGGTCACCATCTCCACCTTTGGGTCCATCATGCGCATCACCTCTTCCTCAGGGCTGGGCAGCAGTACCAAGATCCGCAAGATTTCATCTTCCGGCGACTACAAGCCCTCCAAATCTCACTGCAAGCCGTCTCAACTGAGCACGCCGCCTATTTTAGAGGAGGCTGACCAGAAGGACAAGGTCACGGCCCCTCTGCTGCCCCGCGAGAGGAGGCACCGCGGCAACAAGAAGAGCCGCCACGGTCCGGGGCGCCCGAGGGGGAGCAAGAACCGGGAGAGAAGGGAAGAGgatcatcaccaccaccatcaccactCGGCGCCTCCTCCCCCACCATTAACCTCCTCACTCCACCCGAGCCCGGCGTCCATGCCGCACCCTGCCTTCCCCTCCACACTTccttccaccaccaccacctctttCTCCTCCACCTCCGCCGGGAGTTTCTCTACAAGCCGCGGCAGCTCGCTGCTCGGCTCCG GTATCTACTCCAGCCTCAAGGACCCTCTTTCGCTGGGTGGCGGTGTCTGCAGCACGCCTCTGTCCCTGGGTGGAGGGGTGTGTAGCACCTCCTTGTCCCTGGGAGGGGGTATGTGTAGCACCCCTCTCTCTTCAGGACTTCTCTCATCCCACATCTCCTCGCTGTCTCTTCCGTCAGGCAACGCCGGCTCAAGCACACAG GTCCATCCTGGTTCCAGCAGCTCGTACAGCCTGACCTCCTCTCAGCCTTTCGCCAGCTGTCTGTCCGCCGCCCCGACACTGCCATCACTACTGAGCCAAGCCCAGACCTCACTGCCAG AGTCTGACCTCGACGACTGCCGCTTCCCGTGTCAAGGGAACTCGCCAAGAGAGAGTCTGTCCTCGCA GTCGCCCATGAGCTGTCTTCCTCTGCTGTTTGACCAGAGAGATGGGTTGGGCGCCGGAGTCAGAACCCGTCCCGAGAACGTCCCTCCCGCCAGCTCCCACATTGAGCTGCTGTTGGAGAAACATGGCAACGGAGAGATGGGAGCCAACA TTGTGGAGATGCTCCAGTCATTGCACTCCCTGCAGCAGGAGAACCAGCGCCTGCAGGACCAGATCCTCAGCCTGACAGCCAAGAAAGAGCGGCTGCAGCTGCTCAACACGGAGCTGGCCGTGCCGTTCCAGCCTCACCTTCATTCCGCCCAGGCCTTCCTCCACACATCTGCACAGATCAGCTTCCTATCATCCACTCAAG ACCCTCTGAGCACCAATAAGAGCCCCCTCTCCAAAAGCTGCTTCCTGAATGACACCTCCTTTGTTACCTCGTCAGAG GAGCTCCACTCTGGAAGTCCGTCCCGCAGCAGCTCGTCGCTCTCCTTCCAGAGCACGCCCCCGcctcagcagagccccgcctccTTCGGCCAGCCGCTGCTGAACGGGTTGAGTCGAGGTTTGTCTGACGGTGTGGGGAGCATCAGCCAGGCCGGCAGCTCCGCTCTGCCCATGGTGGGCGGGCTCATGGCGTCCCTCACAGGAAGTCCTCAGCTGACCGTAAACGGCGTTCTGGGCAGCCTGAACGGTGTGATCCAGTCTCCCGTGCAGAACACTCCACAGCCGGCGCTCCCAGCTCTGCGCCCCCAACCGCCACCGCTCAACGCCCAGGCGCTCGCTCAGGGCTTTCAGCTTCCCAAAAGTGTGAGCCC GTCTTCCCTCCTGTctgagcagcagaagcagcttctgatccaacagcagcagcagcagcagcagcagcagctccaacaGTTCCTCACGTCCCAGAACTTCACGCCG gagcagcAGGTGGTGGTGTGCCagatgctgcagcagcagcagagacagaGGGAGCTGCAGCGCCTCACGCTGACCGGAGCGCTGGCCTCCACCCCCGGCTCACCCATGATCTCCCAGCCGCCCAACCTCCTGTCTTCAGCCACAGCCTCACCCCTGCAGGGCGGCCCGGGCGGCGGCCTCTTTGGTCTGCAGGACGGCTCCCTTCACAAGCCCGGG GCTGCTGGAGAGAAGGGAGGAGACAAGAACGGCTGA